The sequence below is a genomic window from Ciceribacter thiooxidans.
GGACTCCCGAAAGATCCGTATTCACGGCCCTCGTTACCAAGAGGATCGCCCCCGGCGTAAGCTCAAGCGCGGCAATGTCGGCGGTTTCCGCGTGGGTCGCGGAGATTTCGGTAACGGAGCGCAGATAGTCGCCCAGGCCCAGCGCCGCAAGTGCTTCCGTGATCGAACCGCTGCGGGCGAAGACTTCGCCGATACCCTTGAAGCGCTCGGCGGGAAACCAGGCGGTCGAGCGCGATACGGCGCGGCCGTCAGCCTTGCGCAATGCCTCCAGCCGGACAACCGGCGTCCCGGCCTCAAGCGCGAGCCAACGAGCAACCTCCGGGTCGGCTGGCTCGATTTCCGACGACAGCAGTAGTCCCTGCAAATCGCGCGCCTGATCGCCGATACCCTCCGTGAATCGCGTCCTGCGCGAGATCGGAAAATTGAAACGTTCTTTGCGGACGATCAGGGTACCGCGTCCCTGCACCGCCTGCACGATGCCCTCCTGGGCCAGCGCCGCAAGGGCGCTGCGCACTGTATGGCGGTTGACGCCGAACTGTCCGGCCAGCACCAGCTCTGGCGGCACCATGCCGCTTTCGTCGAAGTCTCCCCTGGAAATAGCTTCTCGAATTCTGTCGGCAATCTGGCGCCAGAGGGCAACGCCCGCCCGCCTCTCCACTCGTTTCAAATCCGTCATGTCACACGCTTGTCACGCCCATTGGATATTCATACATTCAGTTGTATGGTTGTCTATATTAATAGACATTTTGGAGTCTGACAATGGATGCCAGCAAACAAACTGCAAAGGGCGAGGCGACCGGCGACCGCAAGCATGCGATCGATCTGCTCGGCCGTGCGACCGGCAAGGAGCTGACTGCCGCCTGGGCGGCGCTCGCACCACAACCAAGCGTCCAGGCGCTGCGGGGACCGGAAACCGGGCTCGTTATGGTCCGAGGTCGTATCGGCGGCGGCGGTGCCCCCTTTAATCTCGGTGAAGCGACGGTCAGTCGCGCGACGGTACGGTTGGCAAACGGCATCGTCGGCTTTGGCCAATCGCTCGGCACAGATCGTGAGAAGGCAAGGCTCGCAGCCATCTTCGACGCGCTTTGGCAACAGGCAGATACGCGCGATTTCGTTGAGACGCGCCTGCTGTCGCCGATTGCCGCCCGCATCGCCGCCGATGACGGGCGCAAGACCCAACAGACCGCGGCCACGCGCGTCGATTTCTTCACGATGGTGAGAGGAGAGGACTGATGACTCTCAGGACAGAGGCCTTGACCGGTGGCTACATCGACCCGGTCCACGATGCGCAAAGCACGTTTCGCATGCTCATGGACGGCATGGCCAGACCGGGCACGGTGAAAACCATTGTTCCGCCCATCGAGCCGCCCGCTCCCTTGGGTCCGGCGGCAGGTGCCATCGCGCTTGCGCTCTGCGATAACGACACACTCGTCTGGCTTTCCGCCGGCCTGGCGAAATCGCCGATCGCCGAGTGGATCGGCTTTCATACGGGCGCACCGGTAACGCGCGAGAAATCGGAAGGGCGCTTTGCCTTCATCGAGGCCGGCTCTCCGATCGCCTCGTTTGGCCTCTTTGCGCTCGGCAGCCAGGAATATCCGGACCGGTCGACAACGGTGGTCATCGAGGTCTCCCGTCTGGAAGGGGGAGCACCGCTTATCCTGCGCGGCCCGGGCATCCGCGAAAGCGTGACGATCGCGCCCATCGGACTTCCGGACATCTTCCTCCGGCAGTGGGCCGACAACCGTGCGCTCTTTCCCCGCGGAATCGACGTCGTGCTGACCGCAGGGCGGCAATTTCTCTGCCTGCCGAGAACCTGCAAAATCAGTACCGGGGAGATCTGACGAATGTATGTTGCCGTCAAAGGTGGAGAAACCGCGATCGCCAACGCCCATCGCCTGATGGCAGACCGGCGTCGCGGCGACCGTGACCTACCGCCGGTCACCATCGACCAAATCAGCGAGCAGCTCGGTCTTGCCGTCGATCGTGTCATGGCGGAAGCCTCGCTCTACGACCGGGCGCTTGCCGCCCTCGCCATCAAGCAGTCGCGCGGCGATATGATCGAAGCGATCTTCCTGCTGCGCGCCTACCGCACGACGTTGCCCCGCTACGGTTACTCGGTTGCCATCGACACCGCGGAGATGAAGATCGAGCGGCGCATCTCGGCGACCTACAAGGATCTTCCGGGAGGGCAACTCCTGGGCCCGACGTTCGATTACACGCATCGCCTTCTCGATCCGGATCTGATGGGGGATGAGGCGGTTGAAGAGCCGGCCCTCAAGGACAGCGAGTCCGAGAGAATAATGCGGGTCTCGGAGATCCTGGCAGAAGAAGGGCTGGTCGAGCCCGACGGCGACATGCCCGAGGACCATATGACGGGAGACATTACCCGCGAGCCGATCGATTTTCCGATGCCGCGCGACCTGCGCCTTCAGGCACTTGCCCGCGGCGACGAGGGCTTCCTCCTTGCCCTCGGCTATTCCACCCAGCGCGGTTACGGCCGCACCCACCCCTTCGCCGGCGAAATCCGCATCGGCGAAGTCGAGGTGGAAATGGACGTTCCCGAGCTCGGTTTCGCAGTCTCGCTCGGACGCATCCGGGTGACCGAGTGTCAGATGGTCAACCAGTTCAAGGGATCTGCGAAAGCACCGCCGCAGTTCACACGCGGATATGGCCTCGTGTTCGGCCAGAGCGAACGCAAGGCGATGGCCATGTCGCTCGTCGACCGTGCCTTGCGGGCGGAGGAATTCGGTGAGGACATCGTCGCCCCGGCACAGGATGAGGAATTCGTGATCTCACATTCCGACAACGTGCAGGCAACCGGCTTCGTCGAACACCTGAAGCTGCCGCACTACGTCGACTTCCAGGCCGAACTCGAACTCGTGCGCCGCATGCGGGCAGAATATGAGGCCGGCAGGTCCAATCGTTTCATCGACAAGGAGGCTGCGGAATGAGCGCCGTGCCAGAGCTCGCCCAATACAATTTCGCCTATCTCGACGAACAGACGAAGCGGATGATCCGGCGGGCTATCCTGAAGGCGATCGCGATTCCCGGCTATCAGGTCCCGTTCGCGTCGCGCGAAATGCCGATGCCCTACGGTTGGGGCACCGGCGGTGTGCAGGTTACGGCCTCGATCATCGGAGCGGACGACGTGCTGAAGGTCATCGACCAGGGCGCCGACGACACGACGAACGCGGTGTCGATCCGTGCCTTCTTCCAGAAGGTTGCCAATGTCGCGGTCACCACGCATACGCACGAGGCGACCATCATCCAGACGCGCCACCGCATCCCGGAAAAGCCGCTCAACGAAAACCAGGTGCTCGTCTACCAGGTGCCGATCCCGGAACCCTTGCGCTTCCTCGAACCCCGCGAAACCGAGACCCGCAAGATGCATGCGCTCGAGGAATACGGGCTCATGCACGTGAAACTCTACGAGGACATCGCCAGGAACGGCCATATCGCGACGACCTACGCCTATCCGGTGAAGGTCAACGGCCGCTACGTCATGGATCCCTCCCCGACGCCGAAGTTCGACAATCCGAAGATGCACATGTCGGACGCCCTGCAGCTCTTCGGAGCCGGACGAGAAAAGCGCATCTACGCGGTACCGCCATACACCGAGGTGGTGAGCCTCGACTTCGAGGATCATCCATTCGAGATCCAGAAGTTCCATCAGCCCTGCGCACTCTGCGGCGCCGAAGGCGTCTACCTCGATGAAGTGGTGCTCGATGACAAGGGTGGGCGCATGTTCGTCTGCTCGGACACCGATCACTGCGAGGAACGGCGCGAACAGGGACATGTCGGGCACTTGCTCGCCACTGAAAAGGAGGCAGCGGAATGACCGACACACCGCTTCTGAAAGTCCGCAATGTCTCGAAATTCTACGGCAGCCGGATCGGTTGCAGCAATGTGGCCTTCGACCTCTGGCCCGGAGAAGTACTGGCAATCGTCGGCGAGTCCGGTTCCGGCAAGACCACTCTCCTCAATTGTCTTTCGACACGGCTGATGCCGACCACCGGCACCGTCGAGTACCACACGCGTGACGGAAGCTATCGCGACCTGTATCGCATGAGCGAAGCCGAGCGGCGCTTTCTCATGCGCACGGACTGGGGCTTCGTTCACCAGAACCCGGCAGACGGCCTACGGATGACCGTATCGGCCGGCGCCAATGTCGGCGAGCGGCTGATGGCGATCGGCGATCGGCATTACGGCAAGATACGCGAAACCGCCGGTTCATGGCTGGAACGCGTCGAGATCAGCACAGATCGCATAGACGATCAGCCGCGCGCCTTTTCCGGCGGGATGCGTCAGCGCCTGCAGATCGCCCGCAATCTGGTCACGGCCCCGCGCCTCGTCTTCATGGACGAACCGACGGGTGGCCTCGATGTCTCGGTGCAAGCCCGTCTTCTCGATCTCGTCCGCGGCCTCGTCAACGATCTCGGCCTTTCGGCAATTGTCGTCACGCACGACCTGGCGGTCGCTCGGCTCCTCTCCCACCGAATGATGGTGATGAAGGATGGCATGGTGATCGAGCAGGGCCTCACCGACCGGGTCCTCGACGACCCTCGCGAACCCTACACGCAACTGCTCGTCTCCTCGATCCTGCAAGTCTGAACGGAAAGCGCCATGGCCACGCCCCTCGTCGTCTCCGAAGTCTCGAAGAGCTTCATCATGCACCTGCGCGACGGCATCCGCCTGCCGGTCGTCGCAAACGTCTCCTTCTCGATCGCCGAAGCCGAATGTGTCGTCCTCGG
It includes:
- the phnF gene encoding phosphonate metabolism transcriptional regulator PhnF, with translation MTDLKRVERRAGVALWRQIADRIREAISRGDFDESGMVPPELVLAGQFGVNRHTVRSALAALAQEGIVQAVQGRGTLIVRKERFNFPISRRTRFTEGIGDQARDLQGLLLSSEIEPADPEVARWLALEAGTPVVRLEALRKADGRAVSRSTAWFPAERFKGIGEVFARSGSITEALAALGLGDYLRSVTEISATHAETADIAALELTPGAILLVTRAVNTDLSGVPIQYAVTRFPADRVQFTIAS
- the phnG gene encoding phosphonate C-P lyase system protein PhnG; amino-acid sequence: MDASKQTAKGEATGDRKHAIDLLGRATGKELTAAWAALAPQPSVQALRGPETGLVMVRGRIGGGGAPFNLGEATVSRATVRLANGIVGFGQSLGTDREKARLAAIFDALWQQADTRDFVETRLLSPIAARIAADDGRKTQQTAATRVDFFTMVRGED
- the phnH gene encoding phosphonate C-P lyase system protein PhnH, whose product is MTLRTEALTGGYIDPVHDAQSTFRMLMDGMARPGTVKTIVPPIEPPAPLGPAAGAIALALCDNDTLVWLSAGLAKSPIAEWIGFHTGAPVTREKSEGRFAFIEAGSPIASFGLFALGSQEYPDRSTTVVIEVSRLEGGAPLILRGPGIRESVTIAPIGLPDIFLRQWADNRALFPRGIDVVLTAGRQFLCLPRTCKISTGEI
- a CDS encoding carbon-phosphorus lyase complex subunit PhnI, which produces MYVAVKGGETAIANAHRLMADRRRGDRDLPPVTIDQISEQLGLAVDRVMAEASLYDRALAALAIKQSRGDMIEAIFLLRAYRTTLPRYGYSVAIDTAEMKIERRISATYKDLPGGQLLGPTFDYTHRLLDPDLMGDEAVEEPALKDSESERIMRVSEILAEEGLVEPDGDMPEDHMTGDITREPIDFPMPRDLRLQALARGDEGFLLALGYSTQRGYGRTHPFAGEIRIGEVEVEMDVPELGFAVSLGRIRVTECQMVNQFKGSAKAPPQFTRGYGLVFGQSERKAMAMSLVDRALRAEEFGEDIVAPAQDEEFVISHSDNVQATGFVEHLKLPHYVDFQAELELVRRMRAEYEAGRSNRFIDKEAAE
- a CDS encoding alpha-D-ribose 1-methylphosphonate 5-phosphate C-P-lyase PhnJ — translated: MPELAQYNFAYLDEQTKRMIRRAILKAIAIPGYQVPFASREMPMPYGWGTGGVQVTASIIGADDVLKVIDQGADDTTNAVSIRAFFQKVANVAVTTHTHEATIIQTRHRIPEKPLNENQVLVYQVPIPEPLRFLEPRETETRKMHALEEYGLMHVKLYEDIARNGHIATTYAYPVKVNGRYVMDPSPTPKFDNPKMHMSDALQLFGAGREKRIYAVPPYTEVVSLDFEDHPFEIQKFHQPCALCGAEGVYLDEVVLDDKGGRMFVCSDTDHCEERREQGHVGHLLATEKEAAE
- the phnK gene encoding phosphonate C-P lyase system protein PhnK; its protein translation is MTDTPLLKVRNVSKFYGSRIGCSNVAFDLWPGEVLAIVGESGSGKTTLLNCLSTRLMPTTGTVEYHTRDGSYRDLYRMSEAERRFLMRTDWGFVHQNPADGLRMTVSAGANVGERLMAIGDRHYGKIRETAGSWLERVEISTDRIDDQPRAFSGGMRQRLQIARNLVTAPRLVFMDEPTGGLDVSVQARLLDLVRGLVNDLGLSAIVVTHDLAVARLLSHRMMVMKDGMVIEQGLTDRVLDDPREPYTQLLVSSILQV